Proteins from one Azospirillum brasilense genomic window:
- a CDS encoding TRAP transporter large permease, whose translation MAAFLIENMAPLMFAALVLFLLMGFPVAFALAANGLLFGLIGIELGLLTPALFQALPERVFGIMRNDTLLAIPFFTFMGLILERSGMAEDLLDTVGQLFGPLRGGLAYAVIFVGALLAATTGVVAASVISMGLISLPIMLRYGYDRRLASGVIAASGTLAQIIPPSLVLIILADQLGRSVGDMYAGALVPGLVLTGLYAGYILVVSIVRPEFAPALPLEARSLRGFQLLFRVLTSLVPPLVLIFLVLGTIFLGIATPTEGGAMGAAGAMILALMKRQLSWSLMRQAMDTTAKLSSFVIFILIGSTVFGLVFRAVNGDLWVEHLLTGLPGGELGFLIVVNIMVFLLAFFLDFFELAFIIVPLLAPVAEKLGIDLIWFGVLLGVNMQTSFMHPPFGFALFFLRSVAPREDYKDKITGKIIKKITTGQIYWGAVPFVCIQLIMVALVIIFPEMVFSGLDRGEPINIDNIQIDIPSFDTGEPPPPFGAPEQPAEDPNADLMRQLQGK comes from the coding sequence ATGGCCGCCTTCCTCATTGAGAACATGGCGCCGCTGATGTTCGCGGCGCTTGTTCTTTTCCTATTGATGGGTTTCCCGGTCGCCTTCGCGCTCGCCGCGAACGGCCTCCTCTTCGGTCTGATCGGCATCGAGCTGGGTCTGCTGACCCCGGCGCTGTTCCAGGCGCTGCCGGAGCGCGTCTTCGGCATCATGCGCAACGACACGCTGCTGGCCATTCCCTTCTTCACCTTCATGGGGCTGATCCTCGAACGATCCGGCATGGCCGAGGACTTGCTCGACACGGTCGGACAGCTCTTCGGTCCGCTGCGCGGTGGCCTGGCCTACGCGGTGATCTTCGTCGGCGCGCTGCTCGCCGCCACGACGGGCGTGGTGGCCGCGTCGGTCATCTCGATGGGCCTGATCTCGCTGCCGATCATGCTGCGCTACGGCTATGACCGGCGACTGGCGTCAGGCGTCATCGCGGCGTCGGGCACGCTGGCCCAGATCATCCCGCCGTCGCTGGTGCTGATCATCCTGGCCGACCAGCTCGGCCGCTCGGTCGGCGACATGTACGCCGGCGCCCTGGTCCCCGGCCTGGTGCTGACCGGCCTCTACGCCGGCTACATCCTGGTCGTCAGCATTGTCCGCCCCGAGTTCGCTCCGGCCCTGCCGCTGGAGGCCCGCTCCCTGCGCGGCTTCCAGCTCCTGTTCCGGGTGCTGACCTCGCTGGTGCCGCCGCTGGTCCTGATCTTCCTGGTGCTGGGCACCATCTTCCTCGGCATCGCGACGCCGACGGAAGGCGGCGCCATGGGTGCCGCGGGCGCCATGATCCTGGCACTCATGAAGCGGCAGCTCAGCTGGTCGCTGATGCGTCAGGCGATGGACACGACGGCGAAGCTGTCCTCCTTCGTCATCTTCATCCTGATCGGCTCGACGGTCTTCGGTCTGGTGTTCCGCGCCGTGAACGGCGACCTGTGGGTGGAGCATCTGCTGACCGGCCTGCCGGGCGGCGAACTGGGTTTCCTGATCGTCGTCAACATCATGGTCTTCCTGCTCGCCTTCTTCCTCGACTTCTTCGAGCTGGCCTTCATCATCGTGCCGCTGCTCGCCCCGGTCGCGGAGAAGCTGGGCATCGACCTGATCTGGTTCGGCGTCCTGCTGGGCGTCAACATGCAGACCTCCTTCATGCATCCGCCCTTCGGTTTCGCCCTGTTCTTCCTGCGAAGCGTCGCTCCACGGGAGGACTACAAGGACAAGATCACCGGGAAGATCATCAAAAAGATCACCACCGGCCAGATCTACTGGGGCGCCGTGCCGTTCGTCTGCATCCAGCTGATCATGGTGGCTCTGGTCATCATATTCCCGGAGATGGTCTTCAGCGGCCTGGACCGTGGTGAGCCGATCAACATCGACAACATCCAGATCGATATCCCGTCCTTCGATACCGGCGAGCCGCCGCCGCCCTTCGGCGCGCCGGAACAACCGGCCGAGGACCCCAACGCCGACCTCATGCGGCAGTTGCAGGGCAAGTAA
- a CDS encoding TRAP transporter substrate-binding protein, producing MKRRTFITSAGVGVAASTLAAPAIAQSNPEIKWRCASSFPKSLDTIYGGAERVAKRVAEMTEGKFQIRTFASGEIVPGLQVLDAVKDGTVECGHTVSYYYVGKDPTFAFDAAMPFGLNARQQNAWMTHGGGMELMREFFKGYNIIQFAAGNTGTQMGGWFRNELKTVEDLKGLKFRIGGYAGTILQRLGVVPQQIAGGDIYPALEKGTIDAAEWVGPYDDEKLGFNKVAKYYYYPGWWEGGPQVSFLVNMPQWEQLPKHYQAILEAACADATADMLGKYDVVNMLAVKRLVGTGTLLKPYPREILQACYQATFDVYEEEAAKNEKFRKIYEQWRKFRDEEYQWFRVAEYTFDTFVYSTPALKKKS from the coding sequence ATGAAACGCCGTACCTTCATCACCAGCGCCGGTGTCGGTGTCGCCGCCAGCACTTTGGCCGCTCCCGCCATCGCGCAGAGCAACCCCGAGATCAAGTGGCGCTGCGCGTCGAGCTTTCCCAAGAGCCTGGACACCATCTACGGCGGGGCCGAGCGGGTGGCCAAGCGCGTTGCCGAGATGACCGAGGGCAAGTTCCAGATACGCACCTTCGCCAGCGGTGAGATCGTCCCCGGCCTTCAGGTGCTGGACGCCGTGAAGGACGGCACCGTGGAGTGCGGCCACACCGTCTCCTACTACTACGTCGGCAAGGACCCGACCTTCGCCTTTGACGCGGCGATGCCCTTCGGCTTGAACGCGCGCCAGCAGAACGCCTGGATGACCCACGGCGGCGGTATGGAGCTGATGCGGGAATTCTTCAAAGGCTACAACATCATCCAGTTCGCGGCGGGCAACACCGGTACCCAGATGGGCGGCTGGTTCCGCAACGAGTTGAAGACGGTGGAGGATCTGAAGGGGCTGAAGTTCCGCATCGGCGGCTACGCCGGCACCATCCTGCAGCGTCTGGGGGTCGTGCCACAGCAGATCGCCGGTGGCGACATCTATCCGGCGTTGGAGAAGGGCACCATCGACGCGGCGGAGTGGGTGGGCCCCTACGACGACGAGAAGCTGGGCTTCAACAAAGTCGCCAAATATTATTACTATCCCGGCTGGTGGGAAGGCGGCCCGCAGGTGTCCTTCCTCGTCAACATGCCGCAGTGGGAGCAGCTTCCCAAGCATTATCAAGCGATTCTGGAGGCGGCCTGCGCCGACGCGACCGCCGACATGCTCGGCAAGTACGACGTGGTGAACATGCTCGCGGTGAAGCGTCTGGTCGGCACCGGCACCCTGCTTAAGCCTTATCCACGAGAGATCCTTCAGGCCTGCTATCAGGCGACCTTCGACGTCTACGAAGAGGAAGCCGCGAAGAACGAGAAGTTCCGTAAGATCTACGAGCAGTGGCGAAAGTTCCGTGACGAAGAATATCAGTGGTTCCGCGTTGCTGAATACACCTTCGATACCTTCGTCTACTCGACTCCGGCGCTGAAGAAGAAATCGTAA
- the parC gene encoding DNA topoisomerase IV subunit A, producing the protein MTSRDPAQDPVLDIQEKPLRDALSERYLSYALSTIMARSLPDVRDGLKPVHRRLLYAMSQLRLDPSTPPKKSARVVGDVIGKFHPHGDTSVYDALVRLAQDFAVRYPLVDGQGNFGNIDGDNAAAMRYTEARLTDVAKALLEGIDEDAVDFRPTYDGDGDEPAVLPANFPNLLANGSSGIAVGMATNIPPHNAAQLCSALRLIVKYRQRREKALLAGKEAPPPPSIEDLVTLISGPDFPTGGVLVEPRANVVEAYRTGRGSFRLRAKWEVEKLGQGTWQVVVTEVPYQVQKARLVEKIAELLTNRKLLLLEDVRDESAEDVRLVLVPKSRNVDPEVLMASLFQTTDLEIRFAMNMNVLGKDNAPRVMNLFEVLDAFLDHRMEVLERRSRHRLAKIDHRLEVLGGYLIAYLNLDEVIRIIREEDEPKQELMRAFSLTEVQAEAILNMRLRNLRKLEEMEIQRENDALSAEKAGLTELLSDTVLRWERIGKETEETRKRFGEDRRTQVATATAIIDIPVDAMVEREPLTVLCSQKGWIRAVRGHLTDAERLDVKYKEGDKEGFWVHCETTDKLLVFGTNGKFYTLSADKLPRGRGFGEPVRLMIDLGNEADIITLFKHQPDRRLLVASEDGRGFQVEENEVVAHTRSGKQVLNPDDNKDAKICIPAEGDHVAVIGNNRLMVVFPLEQVPVMARGKGVQLQKYKDGSLSDLKVFTVAEGLSWKHGERQFNVTNLTGWLGNRAGVGKMPPNGFPKVNRFT; encoded by the coding sequence ATGACGTCCCGAGACCCTGCCCAAGACCCCGTCCTCGACATCCAGGAGAAGCCGCTCCGCGACGCGCTGAGCGAGCGGTATCTGAGCTACGCGCTGTCCACCATCATGGCGCGGTCGCTGCCCGACGTGCGCGATGGGCTGAAGCCGGTGCACCGGCGTCTGCTCTACGCCATGAGCCAGCTGCGGCTCGACCCCTCGACTCCGCCGAAGAAGTCGGCCCGCGTGGTCGGCGACGTGATCGGCAAGTTCCATCCGCACGGCGACACCTCCGTCTATGACGCGCTGGTCCGCTTGGCGCAGGACTTTGCGGTGCGCTACCCGCTGGTGGATGGGCAGGGGAACTTCGGCAACATCGACGGCGACAACGCCGCGGCCATGCGGTACACCGAGGCGCGCCTGACCGATGTCGCCAAGGCGCTTCTGGAAGGCATCGACGAGGACGCGGTCGATTTCCGCCCGACCTACGACGGCGACGGGGACGAGCCGGCGGTCCTGCCCGCCAACTTCCCCAACCTGCTGGCCAATGGCTCCAGCGGCATCGCGGTCGGCATGGCGACCAACATCCCGCCGCACAACGCCGCCCAGCTCTGCTCCGCCCTGCGGCTGATCGTGAAGTACAGGCAGCGCCGCGAGAAGGCGCTTCTGGCCGGCAAGGAGGCGCCGCCCCCTCCTTCGATCGAGGATCTGGTCACCCTGATCTCCGGCCCCGACTTCCCGACCGGCGGCGTTCTGGTGGAGCCGCGCGCCAACGTGGTGGAGGCCTACCGGACCGGGCGCGGCTCCTTCCGCCTGCGCGCCAAGTGGGAGGTGGAGAAGCTGGGGCAGGGCACCTGGCAGGTCGTCGTCACCGAGGTCCCGTATCAGGTGCAGAAGGCCCGTCTGGTCGAGAAGATCGCGGAGCTTCTGACCAACCGCAAGCTGCTGCTGCTGGAGGACGTCCGCGACGAGTCGGCGGAGGACGTGCGTCTCGTCCTGGTGCCGAAGAGCCGCAACGTCGACCCCGAGGTCCTGATGGCCTCGCTGTTCCAGACGACCGATCTGGAAATCCGCTTCGCCATGAACATGAACGTGCTGGGCAAGGACAATGCCCCGCGCGTCATGAACCTGTTCGAGGTGCTGGACGCCTTCCTCGACCATCGGATGGAGGTTCTTGAGCGCCGGTCCCGCCACCGGCTGGCCAAGATCGACCACCGGCTGGAGGTGCTGGGCGGCTATCTGATCGCCTATCTGAACCTTGACGAGGTGATCCGCATCATCCGCGAGGAGGACGAGCCGAAGCAGGAGCTGATGCGTGCCTTCTCCCTGACCGAGGTGCAGGCCGAGGCCATCCTCAACATGCGGCTGCGCAACCTGCGCAAGCTGGAGGAGATGGAGATCCAGCGCGAGAACGACGCGCTGAGCGCCGAGAAGGCCGGGCTGACGGAGCTTCTCTCCGACACGGTTCTGCGCTGGGAGAGGATCGGCAAGGAGACGGAGGAGACGCGCAAGCGCTTCGGCGAGGACCGCCGGACGCAGGTGGCCACCGCGACGGCAATCATCGACATCCCCGTCGATGCCATGGTGGAGCGCGAGCCGCTGACCGTGCTGTGCTCTCAGAAGGGCTGGATCCGCGCGGTGCGCGGCCATCTGACCGACGCCGAACGTCTCGACGTCAAATACAAGGAAGGCGACAAGGAAGGTTTCTGGGTCCATTGCGAGACCACCGACAAGCTCCTCGTCTTCGGCACCAACGGCAAATTCTACACGCTGTCCGCCGACAAGCTGCCGCGCGGGCGCGGCTTCGGTGAACCGGTGCGGCTGATGATCGATCTCGGCAACGAGGCGGACATCATCACCCTGTTCAAGCACCAACCCGACCGCCGCCTGCTGGTCGCGTCGGAGGATGGGCGCGGCTTCCAGGTCGAGGAGAACGAGGTCGTCGCCCACACCCGCTCCGGCAAGCAGGTTCTCAACCCCGACGACAACAAGGACGCCAAGATCTGCATCCCAGCGGAGGGCGACCACGTCGCCGTCATCGGCAACAACCGCCTGATGGTGGTCTTCCCGTTGGAGCAGGTGCCGGTGATGGCCCGCGGCAAGGGCGTGCAGCTCCAGAAGTACAAGGACGGCAGCCTGTCCGACCTGAAGGTCTTCACCGTCGCCGAGGGGCTGAGCTGGAAGCACGGCGAGCGGCAGTTCAACGTCACCAACCTGACCGGCTGGCTGGGCAACCGCGCCGGCGTGGGCAAGATGCCGCCCAACGGCTTCCCCAAGGTCAACCGCTTCACGTAA
- the recO gene encoding DNA repair protein RecO: MEWSDQGVVLSARPHGETSAVVTLLTRDHGRHAGMVMGGRSSRTRAALEPGTLVSARWRGRLPEHLGNLTLEVVQGYSAAFLDDPLRLATLTAACALAEAALPEHQPHPALFDGLLALFGLLAGDAWAESYVRWEVGLLAELGFGLDLDRCAVTGANDYLAYVSPRTGRAVSASAGEPYRDRLLPLPGFLIGLGGGGPQAVAEGLRLTGHFLERHLLNGPLPPARLRLRERYENAVARGR; encoded by the coding sequence ATGGAGTGGTCCGATCAGGGCGTTGTGCTGTCGGCCCGGCCGCATGGCGAGACCTCGGCGGTCGTCACCCTGCTGACGCGGGACCATGGGCGGCACGCCGGCATGGTCATGGGCGGGCGGTCCAGCCGCACGCGGGCGGCGCTGGAGCCCGGCACGCTGGTGTCGGCGCGCTGGCGCGGGCGCCTGCCCGAACATCTGGGCAACCTGACGCTGGAGGTGGTGCAGGGCTATTCCGCCGCCTTTTTGGACGACCCGTTGCGACTCGCGACCTTGACCGCCGCCTGCGCCCTGGCCGAGGCCGCCCTTCCGGAACACCAGCCGCACCCGGCGCTGTTCGACGGGCTGTTGGCGCTGTTCGGACTGCTGGCCGGCGATGCCTGGGCCGAGTCCTATGTGCGGTGGGAGGTCGGGCTGCTGGCGGAGCTCGGATTCGGGCTGGATCTCGATCGTTGCGCGGTGACGGGGGCGAACGACTATCTCGCCTACGTCAGCCCGCGCACCGGTCGCGCGGTGTCGGCGTCGGCCGGGGAGCCCTACCGCGACCGGCTGCTGCCGCTGCCCGGATTCCTGATCGGTCTGGGCGGCGGGGGGCCGCAGGCGGTGGCGGAGGGACTGCGCCTGACCGGTCATTTCCTGGAGCGCCATCTCCTCAACGGCCCACTGCCGCCCGCAAGGCTGCGATTAAGAGAACGTTACGAGAACGCTGTGGCGCGTGGCCGCTAG